A stretch of the Medicago truncatula cultivar Jemalong A17 chromosome 5, MtrunA17r5.0-ANR, whole genome shotgun sequence genome encodes the following:
- the LOC11425850 gene encoding glycerol-3-phosphate acyltransferase 1 — protein MMFPMVLLRLVDLVLYQLLANSYYRAARKMKSYGFNLAYLSSKPPHQPCSFPSITKCDLQGRMSQTIVCDIHRVLLRSHSFFPYFMLVAFEGGSIFRAFFLLMSCPLLLICDHELKLKIMTFITFCGLGIKDMENVSRAVLPKFYLENLNLQVYEILASAGSKVVITSVPRVMVEGFLKEYLSVGDVLGTELHTFGCYFTGFLTSSGLLVKHRALKEYFGDRKPDIGIGTSSLHHHLFISTCKEAYVVNNEENKNSPNSIMPRDKYPKPLIFHDGRLAFLPTPLATLYMFMWLPIGIILAIYRILLGIFLPYKLALELGVWSGIDLKIKGTIPKKTKPNKGVLFVCTHRTLLDPVFLSTSLAKPLTAVTYSLSKVSEFIAPIKTVRLTRDRKQDGETMQKLLREGDLVVCPEGTTCREPYLLRFSSLFAELANEIVPVAMNTHVSMFYGTTASGLKCLDPIFFLMNPKPSYHIQILGKVPKELTCAGGKSSVEVANYIQKQLGDALRFECTNFTRRDKYMMLAGNEGIVQQVSNLKKCY, from the exons aTGATGTTTCCAATGGTTCTTCTAAGGCTTGTAGATTTGGTTTTGTACCAACTACTTGCAAATTCATACTATAGAGCTgcaagaaaaatgaaaagttatggTTTTAATTTAGCTTATCTTTCATCTAAACCACCTCATCAACCTTGTTCTTTTCCTAGTATAACAAAATGTGATTTACAAGGTAGAATGTCACAAACAATTGTTTGTGACATTCATAGAGTCCTATTAAGGTCTCATTCATTTTTTCCTTATTTCATGCTTGTTGCTTTTGAAGGTGGCAGCATTTTTAGAGCATTTTTCTTGCTTATGTCTTGTCCTTTACTCTTGATTTGTGATCATGAGTTAAAACTAAAGATTATGACTTTTataaccttttgtggtttaggAATAAAGGACATGGAAAATGTTTCAAGGGCTGTTTTACCAAAGTTTTATTTAGAGAATCTTAATCTTCAAGTTTATGAGATTCTTGCTTCAGCTGGGTCTAAAGTTGTTATCACAAGTGTGCCTAGAGTTATGGTAGAAGGatttttgaaagagtatttGAGTGTCGGTGATGTTTTAGGCACAGAGTTACACACTTTTGGTTGCTACTTCACTGGTTTTCTCACTAGTTCTGGCTTACTTGTTAAGCATAGAGCACTTAAGGAGTATTTTGGTGATAGAAAACCTGATATTGGAATTGGAACTTCAAGTTTACATCATCATCTTTTCATATCCACTTGCAAG GAAGCTTATGTGGTAAACAATGAAGAAAACAAGAATAGTCCAAATTCAATCATGCCAAGGGACAAATATCCAAAGCCATTAATATTTCATGATGGAAGATTAGCATTCTTGCCAACACCATTAGCAACACTCTACATGTTCATGTGGCTACCAATTGGAATTATTTTAGCAATTTATAGAATACTTCTTGGTATTTTCCTTCCTTACAAATTAGCACTTGAATTAGGAGTTTGGAGTGGCATAGATCTAAAAATCAAAGGCActatccctaaaaaaacaaaaccaaacaaaggTGTTTTGTTTGTATGCACACATAGGACATTGTTGGATCCTGTTTTCTTAAGCACATCATTAGCAAAGCCATTAACTGCAGTAACATATAGTTTAAGCAAAGTTTCTGAGTTCATAGCACCAATAAAAACAGTGAGATTAACAAGAGACAGAAAACAAGATGGTGAAACAATGCAAAAGTTACTAAGAGAAGGTGATTTAGTTGTTTGTCCTGAAGGAACAACATGTAGAGAACCATATTTGTTAAGGTTTAGTTCATTGTTTGCTGAGTTGGCTAATGAGATAGTGCCTGTGGCAATGAATACTCATGTCAGCATGTTTTATGGGACCACAGCAAGCggattgaagtgtttggatcctatttttttcttgatgAATCCTAAGCCAAGTTATCATATTCAAATTCTTGGGAAGGTACCTAAAGAACTTACATGTGCTGGAGGAAAGTCAAGTGTTGAAGTGGCTAATTATATACAGAAACAATTGGGTGATGCTTTGAGGTTTGAGTGTACAAATTTTACTAGGAGGGATAAGTATATGATGCTTGCAGGGAATGAAGGGATTGTTCAACAAgttagtaatttgaaaaaatgctaTTGA